Proteins encoded by one window of Burkholderia plantarii:
- a CDS encoding FUSC family protein has product MIAACSRAFSRVHTHDPAFARLRVALRSTLASLLTAGLGILEALQHHDSPTVAIPGALFAMIAPLFLREARWSGWLVSLVMLGACAGAAFAAAAEVATQPALRGAGSLLAVFIGVLCQSLGARAVGAAMLTLVCFYLGLYLHPAGERLADMLTVMAMAPFVVALVGRVVIPMERVDPPAPAQAFARTLPHGLAAASTWAAAALRYAADLVVTGRPSERPLAELLAHRLHRLAWRPALAATLAALLAMLAGNAMSEERSMWAVISTFVVFLGTTSYQGTRERIMKRVAGTLTGAAASVLLITACGHQPWVLAAAIVVSVFGWAYYILHAYARGVFFITMLVGLLYGQLGFAIMPLARLRIEEVLAGCLISLAMALLLMPSTGARGAVAPGGGQRAGQ; this is encoded by the coding sequence ATGATCGCCGCCTGCTCGCGCGCATTCAGCCGCGTCCACACCCATGACCCCGCGTTCGCGCGCCTGCGGGTCGCCCTGCGTTCGACGCTCGCCAGCCTGCTGACGGCCGGCCTCGGCATCCTCGAAGCACTCCAGCATCACGACTCGCCCACCGTGGCCATACCGGGTGCGCTGTTCGCCATGATCGCCCCGCTGTTCCTGCGCGAGGCGCGCTGGTCGGGCTGGCTCGTCTCGCTCGTGATGCTTGGCGCCTGTGCCGGCGCCGCCTTCGCCGCCGCCGCCGAGGTCGCCACGCAGCCCGCGCTGCGCGGCGCCGGCTCGCTGCTCGCCGTGTTCATCGGCGTGCTCTGCCAGTCGCTCGGCGCGCGCGCGGTGGGCGCCGCGATGCTGACCCTGGTGTGCTTCTACCTCGGCCTGTATCTGCATCCCGCCGGCGAACGGCTCGCGGACATGCTGACCGTGATGGCGATGGCGCCGTTCGTCGTCGCGCTCGTGGGGCGCGTCGTCATTCCGATGGAGCGGGTCGATCCACCGGCGCCGGCGCAGGCGTTTGCGCGCACGCTGCCCCACGGCCTCGCGGCAGCCAGCACATGGGCCGCCGCCGCGCTGCGCTACGCGGCCGATCTGGTCGTGACCGGACGGCCCAGCGAACGGCCGCTCGCCGAGCTGCTCGCGCACCGGCTGCATCGGCTCGCGTGGCGCCCGGCGCTCGCCGCCACGCTAGCGGCATTGCTGGCCATGCTCGCCGGCAACGCGATGTCGGAGGAACGCTCGATGTGGGCCGTCATCAGCACCTTCGTGGTGTTTCTCGGCACCACGTCGTATCAGGGCACGCGCGAACGCATCATGAAACGCGTGGCCGGCACGCTGACGGGCGCGGCGGCCAGCGTGCTGCTGATCACCGCGTGCGGACACCAGCCGTGGGTGCTGGCCGCCGCGATCGTCGTGTCGGTATTTGGCTGGGCCTACTACATCCTGCATGCCTACGCGCGCGGCGTGTTCTTCATCACGATGCTGGTCGGGCTGCTGTATGGCCAGTTGGGCTTCGCCATCATGCCGCTGGCGCGCCTGCGTATCGAGGAAGTACTCGCCGGCTGCCTGATCTCGCTGGCGATGGCCTTGCTGCTGATGCCGTCGACCGGCGCCCGCGGGGCGGTCGCGCCGGGCGGCGGGCAACGCGCTGGCCAATGA
- a CDS encoding ribonuclease activity regulator RraA: protein MTRLTDALRQQLETISTATLATALYKRGLRNQVIQGVTPLGRLDKSMVGEAFTLRYIPAREDRNGLEVFRDPEHPQRKAVETCPPGAVLVMDSRNDPRAASAGGILVTRLMKRGVAGVVTDGGFRDADEIARADIAAFHQRPSAPTNLTLHEALDIDVPIGCGGAPVFPGDVLVGDNDGVIVIPAHLVAAITTEAVEMTAFEDFVMEQVRAGETIIGLYPATHPATQEKFAAWRSRHGR, encoded by the coding sequence ATGACCCGACTGACCGACGCCCTGCGTCAGCAACTCGAAACGATCAGCACCGCCACGCTGGCCACCGCGCTCTACAAGCGCGGCCTGCGCAACCAGGTGATCCAGGGCGTCACGCCGCTCGGGCGGCTCGACAAAAGCATGGTGGGCGAGGCGTTCACGCTGCGCTACATCCCGGCTCGCGAGGACCGCAACGGCCTGGAGGTATTCCGTGATCCGGAGCATCCGCAGCGCAAGGCGGTGGAGACCTGTCCGCCCGGCGCGGTGCTGGTGATGGACAGCCGCAACGATCCGCGCGCGGCCTCGGCGGGTGGCATTCTCGTCACGCGCCTGATGAAGCGCGGCGTGGCAGGCGTGGTCACCGACGGCGGCTTTCGCGATGCCGACGAGATCGCGCGGGCCGACATCGCGGCCTTCCATCAACGCCCCTCGGCACCGACCAACCTCACGCTGCACGAGGCGCTCGACATCGACGTGCCGATCGGTTGCGGCGGCGCGCCGGTGTTTCCCGGCGACGTGCTGGTGGGCGACAACGATGGCGTGATCGTGATTCCGGCGCACCTTGTCGCAGCGATAACCACCGAGGCCGTCGAGATGACCGCGTTCGAGGACTTCGTGATGGAGCAGGTGCGGGCCGGCGAGACGATCATCGGGCTCTACCCGGCGACGCATCCGGCCACGCAGGAGAAATTCGCGGCCTGGCGCAGCCGTCACGGCCGCTGA
- a CDS encoding cytochrome c has translation MKEALVTGTAAVLANPGTGIAQESAMQRAFDTMRTNAREAATRAWDGSPISTARLCAEVWNVIRRCRRRSRRPGRPRAVHAEKGCYECHGISGQGSIGTGPARAPPPLPLAAMPAYVHAPTGQMPPFSAKILSNDDIARIHAYLDSIPANPPVAAIALLNDGTVGTHATRMAAETAGVGVGNAHGASIFAANCAGCHGPHGEGGVGPKRVGIAATLSLDGVASRIREPSGIMPMLYPKPSMRPTWGTWRVM, from the coding sequence GTGAAAGAGGCGCTGGTCACGGGGACTGCCGCCGTGCTGGCGAACCCCGGCACCGGCATCGCGCAGGAATCCGCCATGCAACGGGCGTTCGACACGATGCGCACCAACGCCCGGGAAGCCGCCACGCGCGCATGGGACGGCTCGCCGATCAGCACGGCGCGCCTTTGCGCCGAAGTGTGGAACGTGATTCGCCGCTGCCGCCGCCGATCCCGACGTCCAGGCAGGCCGCGCGCCGTTCATGCAGAAAAGGGATGCTACGAATGCCACGGCATCTCCGGCCAGGGCAGCATCGGCACGGGGCCGGCACGCGCGCCGCCCCCGCTGCCGCTCGCGGCGATGCCGGCCTACGTGCATGCACCGACCGGCCAGATGCCGCCGTTCAGCGCGAAGATCCTCTCGAACGACGATATCGCACGGATTCACGCCTACCTCGATTCGATTCCCGCGAATCCGCCCGTTGCCGCGATCGCGCTGCTGAACGACGGAACCGTGGGCACGCATGCCACGCGGATGGCGGCCGAGACGGCCGGGGTCGGCGTCGGAAACGCTCACGGAGCGTCGATCTTCGCGGCGAATTGCGCGGGATGCCATGGTCCGCATGGTGAAGGCGGCGTGGGACCGAAGCGCGTCGGCATCGCGGCAACGCTGTCGCTCGATGGCGTGGCATCACGTATCCGCGAGCCGTCCGGGATCATGCCGATGCTGTATCCGAAACCCTCGATGCGACCCACGTGGGGGACGTGGCGCGTCATGTGA
- a CDS encoding tetratricopeptide repeat protein gives MTVASQAESGRLDRLLGYLEQDPENLALVADAAACAFDAGHLDQCGVLLARYEAARPLPPGLIHLHGLLAMAHGEFDEALQRFESLGEQHGQPGVDYNIAYAHAMRGRYEAAAALDAAVLDAIPDAPALKLRGLHALGRLDDATQLGRAYVDRPDASPAFVGAFATLLFDRGDPDGARRLAERAPDTADGLVITGLFALEAGDEARAAALMQRALQTNPREARATLGLGLCLLSGQQFDAAGGTLDDAASRLATHAGAWVAAGWAYLMGGRIGAARERFERAAALDRGFGEAHGALAVADALDGRADDARRHAQVAQRLDPSGLSAAFAQSLLAEQHGDTNKANEIRSIALNRPLGPDGRTLMQVLTARGQRES, from the coding sequence ATGACCGTTGCCTCGCAGGCCGAATCCGGCCGACTCGATCGTCTGCTCGGCTACCTCGAACAGGATCCCGAGAACCTCGCTCTGGTCGCCGACGCCGCCGCCTGCGCGTTCGACGCAGGCCACCTCGACCAGTGCGGCGTCCTGCTCGCCCGCTACGAGGCGGCTCGCCCGCTGCCTCCCGGACTGATCCACCTGCACGGCCTGCTGGCCATGGCGCACGGGGAATTCGACGAAGCGCTGCAACGCTTCGAATCGCTGGGCGAGCAGCACGGCCAGCCCGGCGTGGACTACAACATCGCCTACGCGCACGCCATGCGCGGGCGCTACGAGGCCGCCGCCGCGCTCGACGCCGCCGTACTCGACGCGATTCCCGACGCGCCGGCGCTGAAGCTGCGCGGACTGCACGCACTCGGCAGGCTCGACGACGCCACGCAGCTCGGGCGTGCCTACGTCGATCGGCCGGACGCGAGCCCGGCATTCGTCGGCGCGTTCGCCACGCTGCTGTTCGATCGCGGCGACCCGGACGGCGCGCGGCGCCTCGCCGAGCGCGCCCCGGACACCGCCGACGGCCTCGTGATCACCGGCCTGTTCGCGCTCGAAGCCGGCGACGAGGCGCGCGCCGCGGCGCTGATGCAACGTGCGCTGCAAACCAACCCGCGTGAAGCGCGCGCGACGCTGGGGCTCGGCCTGTGCCTGCTGTCCGGCCAGCAGTTCGACGCGGCGGGCGGCACGCTCGACGACGCGGCCTCGCGCCTCGCGACGCATGCCGGCGCCTGGGTCGCGGCGGGCTGGGCCTATCTGATGGGCGGCAGGATCGGCGCCGCTCGCGAACGCTTCGAACGCGCCGCCGCCCTCGATCGCGGCTTTGGGGAGGCACATGGCGCGCTGGCCGTCGCCGACGCGCTCGACGGTCGGGCCGATGACGCGCGGCGCCATGCGCAGGTCGCGCAGCGCCTCGATCCGTCCGGCCTGTCCGCCGCCTTCGCGCAAAGCCTGCTGGCCGAGCAGCACGGCGATACCAACAAGGCGAACGAGATCCGCAGCATCGCGCTCAATCGCCCGCTCGGCCCGGACGGACGCACGCTGATGCAAGTGCTGACGGCGCGCGGCCAACGCGAATCGTGA
- a CDS encoding TetR/AcrR family transcriptional regulator, which yields MVKKAGSAQRRSESLSREQIVEASIALLDSGGESGLTFRALSGRLATGPGTIYWHIDNKRDLLTAACDAVVARATDPAHDGAAPRAAIRELARRLFETIDAHPWVGAALTRAPGALPMVRILERLGRQIQALGVPARAQWAAVSALSSYILGVSGQNAANALIARELDADRDALLGEVATVWAALDPDAYPFTRGIAAQLRAHDDRDDFLAGIDLIVGGIEAAHGR from the coding sequence ATGGTGAAGAAGGCGGGCAGTGCGCAGCGGCGCAGCGAGTCGCTGTCGCGGGAGCAGATCGTCGAGGCGTCGATCGCCTTGCTGGACAGCGGCGGCGAGAGCGGGCTGACGTTTCGCGCGCTGTCCGGGCGGCTGGCCACCGGCCCCGGCACGATCTACTGGCACATCGACAACAAGCGCGACCTGCTGACGGCCGCCTGCGACGCCGTGGTGGCGCGCGCGACCGACCCGGCGCACGACGGCGCGGCGCCGCGTGCGGCGATCCGCGAACTGGCCCGGCGGCTGTTCGAGACGATCGACGCGCATCCTTGGGTCGGGGCCGCGCTCACGCGCGCGCCGGGCGCGCTGCCGATGGTGCGGATTCTCGAGCGGCTCGGCCGGCAGATCCAGGCGCTCGGCGTGCCGGCGCGCGCGCAGTGGGCCGCCGTATCGGCGCTGTCGAGCTACATCCTCGGCGTGAGCGGGCAGAACGCGGCGAACGCGCTGATCGCGCGCGAGCTGGATGCCGATCGCGACGCGCTGCTGGGCGAGGTGGCGACGGTCTGGGCGGCGCTCGATCCCGATGCGTATCCGTTCACGCGCGGTATCGCCGCGCAGTTGCGCGCGCATGACGATCGCGACGATTTTCTGGCCGGCATCGACCTGATCGTCGGCGGGATCGAGGCGGCCCACGGGCGGTGA
- a CDS encoding FAD-dependent oxidoreductase, protein MTISIAIVGAGLGGLTLARVLHVHGIAATVYEADASADARPQGGMLDIHEHNGQRALKAAGLFERFVTLIHPGGQATRVLDRHGTVLFDQPDDGTGGRPEVPRGALRQLLLDALPAGTVRWGHKLVAASPLGGGRHALHFVDGSTASADLLVGADGAWSKVRALVCAAQPAYAGVSLVETWLIDADTRHPASARMVGGGALFALAPGRGILAHREPGGVLHTYVELRKPKDWLDAIDFGDPAAARAAVAAEFADWAPALTALVTAGDAAPVPRPVHALPAAHRWPRTPGVTLLGDAAHLMLPSGEGANLAMFDGTELARALVTHRGDVEAALAAHEAAMFPRSAAEAAQAEDLLEVCLGAGAPRSLVEFFTRHPSAPRATS, encoded by the coding sequence ATGACCATCTCGATCGCCATCGTCGGCGCGGGGCTCGGCGGACTGACGCTGGCCCGCGTGCTTCACGTCCACGGCATTGCCGCGACGGTCTACGAGGCCGATGCCTCGGCCGATGCGCGCCCGCAGGGCGGCATGCTGGACATCCACGAACACAACGGCCAGCGGGCGCTGAAGGCGGCGGGCCTGTTCGAGCGCTTCGTCACGCTGATCCATCCGGGCGGCCAGGCCACGCGCGTGCTGGACCGGCACGGCACGGTGCTGTTCGACCAGCCCGACGACGGCACGGGCGGCCGCCCCGAGGTGCCGCGCGGCGCGCTGCGCCAGCTGCTGCTCGACGCGCTGCCGGCCGGCACGGTGCGCTGGGGGCACAAGCTCGTGGCGGCGAGCCCGCTCGGCGGCGGCCGTCACGCGCTGCACTTCGTCGATGGCTCGACGGCGAGCGCCGACCTGCTGGTCGGCGCGGACGGCGCGTGGTCGAAGGTCCGCGCGCTGGTCTGCGCGGCGCAGCCGGCCTACGCCGGCGTGAGCCTGGTCGAGACCTGGCTCATCGACGCCGACACGCGCCATCCGGCCAGCGCGCGCATGGTGGGCGGCGGCGCGCTGTTCGCGCTGGCGCCCGGCCGGGGCATCCTCGCGCATCGCGAGCCCGGCGGCGTGCTGCACACCTACGTGGAACTGCGCAAGCCGAAGGACTGGCTCGACGCGATCGATTTCGGCGATCCGGCGGCGGCACGCGCCGCGGTAGCGGCCGAATTCGCGGATTGGGCACCGGCGCTGACCGCGCTCGTCACCGCCGGCGACGCGGCGCCGGTCCCGCGGCCGGTCCATGCGCTGCCGGCCGCGCACCGCTGGCCGCGCACGCCCGGCGTGACGCTGCTCGGCGATGCCGCCCACCTGATGCTCCCGTCGGGCGAAGGGGCCAACCTGGCCATGTTCGACGGCACCGAACTCGCGCGCGCCCTCGTCACGCATCGCGGCGACGTCGAGGCCGCGCTCGCCGCCCATGAAGCGGCCATGTTCCCGCGCAGCGCGGCCGAGGCGGCGCAGGCGGAGGATCTGCTCGAGGTCTGCCTGGGCGCCGGCGCGCCGCGCAGCCTTGTCGAATTCTTCACGCGTCATCCGTCCGCGCCGCGCGCGACGTCCTGA
- the icmH gene encoding type IVB secretion system protein IcmH/DotU, which translates to MTFLTTGAQSHAGAVVSPPVAARLKAAELAINPLLEAARVLLRALADTPEMLDAAAVARRRQWLASEIRLFTRICAELRLRPEHVRYASYCLCSALDEAAMQTRWGKGEATGVEWQVEGLAAAMGHDHQGGDHVFRLIDEAMRSPRENLDLIELYQNVLDLGFRGRYRFEAGGQKRWQVIREHVHDVVMSGGQSTGRIGEPLRRPRQTVDPWVRPVVVRRSRARFVGSLAIALLLGAGGYAAADLWMRTKGRRRASPLDTLARNLEQRLRDDMAAGNVELIHGAGNDALTLRFSGMFGPGEATVAPWGASMAASAGREIATVTEGAAVRVVGYADSTPISSTRRASNQALSEARARHVARILVAAGVPASRISVEGNGDADSLADNGTASGRARNRRVEVTVMD; encoded by the coding sequence ATGACGTTTTTGACGACTGGTGCGCAGAGCCATGCAGGGGCTGTCGTGTCGCCGCCTGTTGCCGCACGGCTCAAGGCTGCGGAGCTGGCGATCAACCCGTTGCTCGAGGCGGCGCGCGTCCTGTTGCGGGCGTTGGCCGACACGCCGGAAATGCTCGATGCGGCCGCGGTTGCCCGGCGGCGTCAGTGGCTGGCGAGCGAGATCCGGCTTTTCACGCGGATCTGCGCTGAGCTTCGGCTCCGCCCCGAGCATGTGCGGTACGCGAGCTATTGTCTGTGCTCGGCGCTCGACGAGGCCGCCATGCAGACGCGTTGGGGAAAAGGCGAGGCAACCGGTGTCGAATGGCAGGTCGAAGGGCTGGCAGCCGCGATGGGCCATGATCATCAAGGCGGCGACCATGTTTTCCGGCTGATCGACGAGGCAATGCGCAGCCCGCGTGAGAATCTCGATCTGATCGAGTTGTACCAGAACGTACTCGACCTCGGGTTTCGTGGACGATACCGCTTTGAAGCCGGTGGGCAAAAGCGCTGGCAGGTCATTCGCGAACACGTACACGACGTGGTCATGTCGGGTGGGCAGAGCACGGGCCGCATCGGCGAGCCGCTGAGACGCCCGCGGCAGACGGTCGATCCGTGGGTACGTCCGGTGGTGGTACGCCGGTCGCGAGCGAGGTTCGTCGGAAGTCTCGCGATTGCGTTGCTGCTGGGGGCGGGCGGCTACGCGGCGGCGGACCTCTGGATGCGCACGAAAGGCAGACGCCGGGCGTCGCCGCTCGACACGCTGGCTCGAAATCTGGAGCAGCGGTTGCGCGACGACATGGCGGCGGGGAATGTCGAACTGATTCACGGCGCCGGGAACGATGCGTTGACGCTCCGATTCAGCGGGATGTTCGGGCCTGGCGAGGCAACGGTGGCGCCGTGGGGCGCGTCGATGGCGGCCTCGGCCGGCCGCGAAATCGCGACGGTGACCGAGGGAGCGGCTGTCCGGGTGGTGGGATACGCGGACAGCACGCCGATCAGTTCGACGCGCCGCGCCTCCAACCAGGCGCTTTCCGAGGCACGCGCCCGGCACGTGGCCCGGATTCTCGTCGCGGCCGGCGTACCGGCGTCGCGCATCAGCGTCGAGGGAAATGGCGACGCCGATTCGCTGGCGGACAACGGTACCGCGTCGGGAAGGGCGAGAAATCGGCGCGTCGAAGTGACCGTCATGGATTGA
- a CDS encoding DUF4442 domain-containing protein, whose translation MALLEDMADRTAGAVAYHGGGPLAIVPNPSPPGPADAFTKPPTRARAMNRLFFNAFILAKVPIAWIAGVKLQHLDDRSCRMAVRYGWLNRNPFNSMFWAVEGMAAEFSTGALCIARLRKTERRISLLLVGLEANFSKKAVGRIAFRCDEGEAVDAVLRDVVADSVPRTLRMRSVGTDEQGDQVGEFFFTWSFKAKG comes from the coding sequence GTGGCTCTCCTCGAAGACATGGCCGATCGAACGGCCGGTGCCGTCGCTTACCATGGCGGTGGTCCGCTGGCGATCGTGCCGAACCCCTCACCCCCCGGTCCCGCAGACGCGTTCACGAAGCCGCCCACGAGAGCACGCGCGATGAATCGACTCTTCTTCAACGCCTTCATCCTGGCCAAGGTGCCGATCGCCTGGATCGCCGGCGTGAAGCTGCAGCATCTGGACGACAGGTCCTGCCGGATGGCGGTGCGCTACGGCTGGCTGAACCGGAACCCGTTCAACAGCATGTTCTGGGCCGTGGAAGGCATGGCGGCCGAGTTCTCGACCGGCGCGCTCTGCATCGCCAGGCTGCGCAAAACGGAGCGCCGGATTTCGCTGCTGCTGGTCGGGCTCGAGGCGAACTTCTCGAAGAAGGCGGTCGGCCGGATCGCGTTTCGCTGCGACGAGGGCGAGGCGGTGGATGCGGTGCTGCGTGATGTGGTTGCCGACAGCGTGCCGCGGACGCTTCGGATGCGCAGCGTCGGCACCGACGAGCAGGGCGATCAGGTGGGCGAGTTCTTCTTTACCTGGAGTTTCAAGGCGAAGGGGTGA